From Frateuria aurantia DSM 6220, one genomic window encodes:
- a CDS encoding cation diffusion facilitator family transporter, with the protein MTQPTHHGKHAHDHGHDAQASVHPGTGHGHDHGHTHGPTEPHHHDHDHDHDHDHDHDHGTHGLPASRLWKAFLLTSLVMVFEAVGGWWSGSLALLTDAAHMLVDSGALLVALGGAWYATRPADQRRTYGYGRMEVLAGFVNALVQLALIVFIVVEAVGRLRHPEPIQSGIMFWVAVLGLLANISVLRALHAHDHAHDDLNAAGAVLHVIGDMLGSAAAIVAALLIRWLGWTWADPALSILVALLLLNSAWHLLRRSTHILLEGVPEGLDLPQLTEAVRGADPAIVDVHHLHVWQLASGRRMATLHVVTTAGADPRALLQTLNRLAAGQFGIGHLTVQIETAGCVDEGSCELGHSAR; encoded by the coding sequence ATGACCCAGCCTACCCATCATGGCAAGCACGCGCATGACCATGGTCATGACGCCCAGGCGTCCGTTCATCCCGGCACCGGTCATGGGCATGACCACGGCCATACGCACGGCCCTACTGAGCCGCATCATCACGACCACGACCACGACCACGACCACGACCACGACCACGACCATGGCACGCATGGCCTGCCGGCGTCACGATTGTGGAAGGCTTTTCTGCTGACCAGCCTGGTGATGGTCTTCGAAGCCGTCGGCGGATGGTGGTCGGGATCGCTGGCCTTGCTGACCGATGCCGCCCATATGCTGGTCGACAGCGGAGCCTTGCTGGTGGCCCTCGGTGGTGCCTGGTATGCGACGCGTCCGGCCGACCAGCGCCGGACCTATGGCTATGGCCGGATGGAGGTGCTGGCCGGTTTCGTCAACGCGCTGGTCCAGCTGGCCCTGATCGTGTTTATCGTGGTCGAGGCCGTGGGGCGGCTGCGCCATCCCGAGCCGATCCAGAGCGGCATCATGTTCTGGGTCGCGGTGCTGGGCCTGCTGGCCAATATCAGCGTGCTGCGGGCCCTGCATGCGCATGACCATGCGCATGACGACCTCAACGCGGCCGGTGCGGTACTGCATGTGATCGGTGACATGCTGGGCTCGGCCGCCGCCATCGTGGCCGCACTGCTGATCCGCTGGCTGGGCTGGACCTGGGCCGATCCGGCGCTTTCCATCCTGGTCGCCCTCCTGCTGCTCAACAGTGCCTGGCATCTGCTGCGGCGCTCGACCCATATCCTGCTGGAGGGTGTGCCCGAAGGCCTCGATCTGCCGCAGCTGACCGAGGCGGTGCGCGGTGCCGATCCGGCCATCGTCGATGTCCATCATCTGCATGTCTGGCAGCTGGCATCGGGCCGCCGGATGGCGACCTTGCACGTCGTGACCACGGCGGGCGCTGATCCAAGGGCGCTGCTGCAGACCTTGAACCGTCTGGCGGCCGGCCAGTTCGGCATCGGTCATCTGACCGTGCAGATCGAGACGGCCGGCTGCGTCGATGAGGGCTCGTGCGAACTGGGCCATTCAGCTCGCTGA
- the trpB gene encoding tryptophan synthase subunit beta, which produces MKPVIDSYQNWPDAHGRYGVTDGQYFGGSFVAETLMAPLAELTEAYERLRQDPAFLAELDRDLKYYVGRPSPIYHAERLSKHVGGAKILLKREDLNHTGAHKINNTVGQALVARHMGKRRIIAETGAGQHGVASATVAARLGLDCVVYMGAVDIERQKINVYRMKLLGAEVVPVTSGSQTLKDALNEAMRDWVTRVEDTFYIIGTVAGPHPYPKMVRDFNAVVGREAKAQMLADYGRLPDAVTACVGGGSNAIGIFHAFLDDPGVRLVGAEAGGDGIETGRHAAPLSAGRPGVLHGNRTYVMCDDDGQIIETHSVSAGLDYPGVGPEHAFLKDTGRAEYVGITDDEALEAFHLLARTEGILAALESSHAVAQAIKLARELPPDALVLCNVSGRGDKDVHTIAAREGIQL; this is translated from the coding sequence ATGAAACCTGTGATCGATTCCTATCAGAACTGGCCCGATGCCCATGGCCGCTATGGCGTGACCGATGGCCAGTATTTCGGCGGCAGCTTTGTTGCCGAGACCCTGATGGCGCCACTGGCCGAGTTGACCGAAGCCTATGAGCGGCTGCGCCAGGATCCTGCCTTCCTGGCCGAACTGGATCGTGACCTGAAGTATTACGTGGGCCGGCCCAGCCCGATCTATCACGCCGAGCGGCTGTCGAAGCATGTCGGCGGGGCGAAGATCCTGCTCAAGCGCGAGGATCTCAATCACACCGGCGCGCACAAGATCAACAATACCGTCGGTCAGGCGCTGGTCGCTCGCCACATGGGCAAGCGGCGCATCATCGCCGAGACCGGTGCAGGCCAGCACGGCGTGGCCAGTGCCACCGTCGCGGCTCGTCTGGGGCTGGACTGCGTGGTCTATATGGGGGCAGTGGACATCGAGCGGCAGAAGATCAATGTCTACCGCATGAAGCTGCTGGGCGCCGAAGTGGTACCGGTCACCTCCGGGTCGCAGACCTTGAAGGACGCGCTGAACGAGGCCATGCGTGACTGGGTGACCCGGGTCGAGGACACCTTCTACATCATCGGCACGGTGGCCGGTCCACATCCCTATCCGAAAATGGTCCGCGATTTCAATGCCGTGGTCGGCCGCGAGGCGAAGGCGCAGATGCTGGCCGATTACGGTCGTCTGCCGGATGCCGTCACCGCCTGTGTCGGCGGCGGTTCCAATGCCATCGGCATTTTTCATGCCTTTCTGGATGACCCCGGCGTGCGCCTGGTCGGTGCCGAAGCCGGTGGCGACGGCATCGAGACCGGGCGGCATGCCGCACCGCTGAGCGCCGGTCGTCCTGGCGTGCTGCACGGCAACCGGACGTACGTGATGTGCGATGACGATGGCCAGATCATCGAGACCCACTCGGTCTCGGCCGGGCTGGACTATCCCGGGGTCGGTCCCGAGCATGCCTTCCTCAAGGATACCGGCCGTGCCGAATATGTCGGCATCACCGATGACGAGGCGCTGGAGGCCTTCCATCTGCTGGCCCGCACCGAAGGTATTCTGGCGGCGCTGGAGTCCAGCCATGCGGTCGCCCAGGCTATCAAGCTGGCCCGCGAGCTGCCACCCGACGCGCTGGTGCTGTGCAATGTCTCCGGTCGCGGTGACAAGGATGTCCACACCATTGCCGCCCGCGAGGGCATCCAGCTTTGA
- the accD gene encoding acetyl-CoA carboxylase, carboxyltransferase subunit beta, with the protein MNWLQKIMNPRTRTQAGQVGRGKVPEGVWEKCAGCGEVLYGPELKRSLMVCPKCGHHHSIGARERLLALFDEGSTIELDAGLEPLDPLKFRDSKRYKDRIVATQKATGEKDSLVSMQGLLKGRPTVAAAFEFSFMGGSMGSVGGEKFARAGEQALALRAPFICFAASGGMRMQEGLYSLMQMAKASAVLARLRDAGVPYVSVLTHPSTGGVSASLGMLGDLNIGEPKALIGFAGPRVIEQTVRETLPEGFQRSEFLIDHGAIDMIVDRRQMRDSLAQTLGMLTRQPQVA; encoded by the coding sequence ATGAACTGGTTGCAGAAAATCATGAACCCGCGGACCCGCACCCAGGCGGGGCAGGTCGGCCGGGGCAAGGTGCCGGAAGGGGTCTGGGAAAAGTGTGCCGGCTGCGGCGAGGTCCTTTACGGGCCGGAACTCAAGCGCAGCCTGATGGTCTGCCCCAAGTGCGGCCACCACCACAGCATCGGCGCCCGCGAGCGCCTGCTGGCCTTGTTCGATGAAGGCTCGACCATCGAGCTGGATGCCGGTCTGGAGCCGCTGGACCCGCTGAAGTTTCGTGACTCCAAGCGTTACAAGGATCGCATCGTGGCGACCCAGAAGGCGACCGGCGAGAAGGATTCGCTGGTGTCCATGCAGGGCCTGCTGAAGGGACGTCCCACCGTGGCCGCGGCCTTCGAGTTTTCCTTTATGGGCGGCTCGATGGGGTCGGTCGGCGGCGAGAAGTTCGCCCGTGCCGGCGAGCAGGCGCTGGCTTTGCGCGCTCCCTTTATCTGCTTTGCCGCCAGCGGCGGGATGCGGATGCAGGAAGGTCTGTACTCGCTGATGCAGATGGCCAAGGCCTCGGCCGTGCTGGCGCGTCTGCGCGATGCCGGCGTGCCTTATGTCTCGGTGCTCACCCATCCCAGCACCGGCGGCGTATCGGCCAGTCTGGGCATGCTGGGTGATCTTAACATCGGCGAGCCCAAGGCCTTGATCGGTTTTGCCGGCCCGCGCGTGATCGAGCAGACCGTGCGCGAGACCTTGCCCGAAGGCTTCCAGCGCTCGGAGTTCCTGATCGACCACGGCGCCATCGACATGATCGTCGACCGCCGCCAGATGCGTGACAGTCTGGCCCAGACTCTGGGCATGCTGACCCGGCAGCCTCAGGTCGCCTGA
- a CDS encoding N-acetylmuramoyl-L-alanine amidase: MDRRRFLGFIGSLSVLSPTAAFASQRLGAARVGAYRMQDAGQSSRLLLDLYGDVSYQVFTLSNPSRIVIDFKGVPGHLPLQHLDLSNTPLTSIRSGPRGSGLRLVLTTREPITPHVSLQPGHSLAPRQLAIDLPHAPILASARQTASAQPHQEPARLVHQGGRRAAVIAIDPGHGGKDPGAVSATSHYEKYVALNIATKLHNLLDKDPAFHPTLTRDDDHFIPLFERVTIAHQHKADMFVSVHADAAPNRSANGASVYALSQHGATSAMARFMAQSENDADKYMLAGSTLRNADPSISKLLVDMSMSATIDTSLSLGEIILNNMGQVTRIHQQRVDQAGFAVLKSPDIPSILVENGFMSNPDDCRRLITDHHQQALAESLYASIRSFYQHNPMQLGPA; the protein is encoded by the coding sequence ATGGACCGCAGACGTTTTCTTGGCTTCATCGGTTCCCTGAGCGTGCTGTCGCCGACCGCGGCTTTTGCCTCGCAACGCCTTGGCGCCGCTCGGGTCGGAGCCTATCGCATGCAGGACGCCGGTCAGTCCAGTCGCCTGTTGCTGGATCTCTACGGTGATGTCAGCTACCAGGTCTTCACCCTGTCCAACCCTTCACGCATCGTCATCGATTTCAAGGGTGTGCCCGGCCACCTGCCGCTGCAGCATCTGGACCTCAGCAATACGCCGCTGACATCCATCCGCAGCGGCCCTCGCGGCAGCGGGCTGCGCCTGGTGCTGACCACCCGCGAGCCGATCACGCCCCATGTCAGCCTGCAGCCCGGCCACAGCCTGGCGCCGCGCCAGCTGGCCATCGACCTGCCGCATGCCCCGATACTGGCGTCGGCCCGGCAGACCGCATCCGCCCAGCCCCACCAGGAGCCGGCCAGGCTGGTACATCAGGGCGGCCGACGGGCCGCGGTGATCGCGATCGACCCGGGTCATGGCGGCAAGGACCCCGGTGCCGTCAGCGCGACGTCGCACTACGAAAAATATGTGGCACTGAATATCGCCACCAAACTGCACAACCTGCTGGACAAGGATCCGGCCTTTCACCCGACACTGACCCGCGACGACGATCATTTCATTCCACTGTTCGAGCGGGTCACCATCGCCCATCAGCACAAGGCCGACATGTTCGTGTCGGTGCATGCCGATGCCGCGCCCAACCGCAGCGCCAATGGCGCCTCGGTCTATGCCTTGTCCCAGCATGGCGCCACGTCGGCGATGGCGCGCTTCATGGCACAGAGCGAGAATGATGCCGACAAGTACATGCTGGCCGGCAGCACCCTGCGCAATGCCGACCCCTCGATTTCCAAGCTGCTGGTCGACATGTCGATGAGCGCCACCATCGATACCAGTCTGAGTCTGGGCGAGATCATTCTGAACAATATGGGCCAGGTCACCCGCATCCACCAGCAACGGGTGGACCAGGCCGGTTTCGCGGTGCTGAAGTCACCGGATATCCCTTCGATCCTGGTCGAGAACGGCTTCATGAGCAATCCGGACGACTGCCGCCGGCTGATCACCGACCATCACCAGCAGGCCCTGGCCGAGTCACTGTATGCCAGCATCCGCAGCTTCTATCAGCACAATCCGATGCAGCTCGGCCCGGCCTGA
- a CDS encoding DUF3108 domain-containing protein: MAISSRIQILSFLAGLALASSAVAASQPSHGFVAHYQVTRSGQPLGNATLSLQLGANGTYRYTSEVDGTAGVAALLAASVNEESQFRWNHGGPESTEYHYRMQTAFKHRHRQMTVDWAQGQVSVDEGKGVQQYPARPGMVDHNLLLLAIGWSLQQGKTGALALPVAVRQTVETEHFQISKDGSVSVPAGHFQTQRVDRSDPGKALSAWYAPDQFPLPVKLSQQEGGDIAMQLVDFKRQ, encoded by the coding sequence ATGGCTATCTCATCCCGCATCCAGATTCTCTCATTCCTCGCCGGTCTGGCCCTGGCCAGCTCGGCCGTCGCTGCCAGTCAGCCCAGCCATGGCTTCGTCGCCCATTATCAGGTCACCCGCAGCGGACAGCCGCTGGGTAACGCCACCCTCAGTCTGCAGCTTGGTGCCAACGGCACCTATCGCTATACCAGCGAAGTCGACGGCACCGCCGGTGTTGCCGCCCTGCTGGCCGCCTCGGTCAACGAGGAAAGCCAGTTCCGCTGGAATCACGGCGGCCCGGAAAGCACCGAATATCATTACCGCATGCAGACAGCCTTCAAGCACCGTCACCGCCAGATGACCGTGGACTGGGCCCAGGGCCAGGTCAGTGTCGATGAAGGCAAGGGCGTGCAGCAGTATCCGGCCCGGCCCGGCATGGTCGACCACAATCTGCTGCTGCTGGCCATCGGCTGGAGCCTGCAGCAAGGCAAGACCGGCGCACTGGCCCTGCCCGTAGCCGTGCGCCAGACCGTCGAAACAGAGCATTTCCAGATCAGCAAGGATGGCAGCGTCAGCGTGCCTGCCGGCCACTTCCAGACCCAGCGGGTCGACCGCAGCGATCCCGGCAAGGCCCTCAGCGCCTGGTATGCCCCTGACCAGTTCCCGCTGCCGGTGAAGCTCAGTCAGCAGGAGGGCGGCGACATCGCCATGCAGCTGGTGGACTTCAAGCGCCAGTAA
- a CDS encoding transcriptional repressor — MDKTLHRHRDAAGMIRVIEQASEERGLRLTPLRKEVLVLVAEAGKPVKAYDLLDKLRETHGNAAPPTVYRALDFLLEQGFIHKLESINSYVSCHHPAEHHQVPFLICDSCSSAQEVCDPRVADLIESQAQTFGFKPQAQTLEVHGTCRDCQRAAGVQAVKPATASRRRATA, encoded by the coding sequence ATGGACAAGACACTGCATCGGCACCGCGATGCCGCGGGCATGATCCGGGTGATCGAACAGGCCAGTGAAGAACGGGGACTGCGTCTGACGCCGTTGCGCAAGGAAGTGCTGGTACTGGTGGCCGAAGCCGGCAAACCGGTCAAAGCCTACGACTTGCTGGACAAGTTGCGCGAAACCCATGGCAACGCGGCGCCGCCGACGGTCTACCGGGCCTTGGACTTTCTGCTGGAGCAAGGCTTCATCCACAAGCTGGAGTCCATCAACAGCTATGTCTCCTGCCATCATCCGGCCGAACATCACCAGGTGCCGTTTCTGATCTGCGACAGCTGCTCCAGCGCCCAGGAAGTATGCGATCCGCGCGTGGCCGATCTGATCGAAAGCCAGGCCCAGACCTTCGGCTTCAAGCCGCAGGCCCAGACTCTGGAAGTGCACGGCACCTGCCGCGACTGTCAGCGTGCCGCCGGCGTGCAGGCGGTCAAGCCCGCCACGGCGAGCCGGCGTCGCGCCACGGCCTGA
- a CDS encoding DUF4399 domain-containing protein, with protein MSHVMRKLLIAAVAEAALLPALALAQAGPLPSAKAPSGAEVYIESPRDGAVVGQDFTVRFGLKGMGVAPAGVEHPDTGHHHLLVDVTTLPAAGTPIPKDATHLHFGGGQTEAKIHLAPGTHTLQLELADANHVPFSPALVSKKITVHVK; from the coding sequence ATGTCCCATGTCATGCGCAAACTGCTGATCGCGGCCGTGGCGGAGGCCGCGCTGCTGCCGGCGCTGGCGCTGGCCCAGGCCGGCCCGCTGCCTTCCGCCAAGGCGCCTTCCGGTGCCGAGGTCTATATCGAATCGCCCCGTGACGGTGCCGTCGTCGGCCAGGACTTCACCGTGCGCTTCGGGCTGAAGGGCATGGGCGTGGCGCCTGCCGGTGTCGAGCATCCCGATACCGGTCACCACCATCTGCTGGTGGACGTGACCACCTTGCCCGCCGCCGGCACGCCGATTCCGAAAGATGCCACCCATCTGCACTTCGGTGGCGGCCAGACCGAGGCCAAGATCCATCTGGCGCCGGGCACCCATACCTTGCAGCTGGAGCTGGCCGACGCCAATCACGTGCCTTTCAGCCCGGCCCTGGTCTCCAAGAAGATCACCGTCCACGTCAAATGA
- a CDS encoding glycosyltransferase family 4 protein, translating into MHISLVSETYPPEINGVSLTVQALAAGLVAAGHRVELVRPRQKIEADAAEAGMEVRRMRGLPLPRYPGLQLGLPCRHRLQRQWRKDRPDAVYVATEGPLGGSALTAARRLGIPAISGFHTRFDTYAGHYGVAWLRPMVEAWLRRFHLRSLATLVPTQALAAEIAAIGIDNARLLRRAVDTRLFCPEKRDPALRRDWQADEASVVVLFVGRIAPEKNLDLAIHSWQAIRAACPGSRCVWVGDGPARAELERAHPEIHFTGMLRGEALARHYASADVFPFPSMSETFGNVVLEALASGLGVIAYDQAAAHEHMVDGENGSLVSSGDAGRFVESCLELATDPARRRACGRQARASVANLAPQRVIAEFAAILASVSHGNDHVIQTAPA; encoded by the coding sequence ATGCATATCAGCCTTGTCAGCGAGACCTATCCGCCGGAGATCAACGGCGTGTCCCTGACCGTTCAGGCCCTGGCCGCCGGACTGGTAGCGGCCGGACATCGGGTCGAGCTGGTACGGCCACGCCAGAAGATCGAAGCTGACGCCGCCGAGGCCGGCATGGAAGTACGACGGATGCGCGGCCTGCCACTGCCCCGCTATCCGGGCCTGCAACTGGGCCTGCCTTGCCGCCATCGACTGCAGCGGCAATGGCGAAAGGATCGGCCCGACGCAGTGTATGTCGCCACTGAAGGCCCGCTGGGCGGATCCGCGCTGACCGCTGCGCGTCGACTCGGCATCCCTGCCATCAGTGGCTTTCATACCCGTTTTGATACCTATGCAGGCCATTACGGCGTGGCCTGGCTGCGTCCCATGGTCGAGGCCTGGCTGCGCCGCTTTCATCTGCGCAGTCTCGCTACCTTGGTGCCGACCCAGGCCCTGGCCGCCGAAATCGCCGCCATCGGCATCGACAATGCCCGCCTGCTGCGCCGCGCGGTCGATACTCGACTGTTCTGTCCGGAAAAACGCGATCCGGCACTGCGCCGCGATTGGCAGGCCGACGAGGCCAGTGTCGTCGTGCTGTTCGTGGGCCGCATCGCACCGGAAAAGAATCTGGATCTGGCGATTCACAGCTGGCAGGCGATCCGCGCCGCATGCCCCGGCAGCCGCTGCGTGTGGGTGGGTGACGGCCCTGCGCGTGCCGAGCTGGAACGGGCGCATCCGGAGATCCATTTCACCGGCATGCTGCGCGGCGAGGCTCTGGCCCGTCACTACGCCAGTGCCGACGTGTTTCCCTTCCCCAGCATGAGCGAAACCTTTGGCAATGTGGTGCTGGAAGCACTGGCCTCCGGTCTTGGCGTCATCGCCTATGACCAGGCTGCGGCCCACGAGCATATGGTCGATGGCGAAAACGGGTCCTTGGTGTCATCCGGTGATGCCGGGCGCTTTGTCGAATCCTGCCTTGAACTGGCTACCGATCCGGCTCGGCGCCGGGCCTGCGGCCGACAGGCCCGGGCCAGTGTCGCCAACCTGGCCCCGCAGCGCGTGATTGCCGAATTCGCCGCCATTCTGGCCTCCGTCAGCCATGGAAACGATCATGTCATCCAGACTGCGCCCGCTTGA
- a CDS encoding 30S ribosomal protein THX gives MMGKGDRKTRRGKTYRGSYGRTRLHSAPAAVATADTVVKPATLKAAAARKKA, from the coding sequence ATGATGGGCAAAGGTGATCGCAAGACCCGGCGCGGCAAGACCTACCGCGGCAGCTACGGCCGCACCCGGCTGCACAGCGCGCCCGCCGCCGTGGCCACGGCCGACACGGTGGTGAAGCCCGCCACCCTCAAGGCCGCCGCGGCAAGGAAAAAGGCCTGA
- the gltX gene encoding glutamate--tRNA ligase — translation MTVRTRFAPSPTGFLHIGGARTALYCWLEARRQGGEFVLRIEDTDRERSTDAAVQAILDGMAWLGLDHDVGPYYQTARLDRYREAVEKLLAEGKAYYAYESKEEIEAMREAAMARGEKPRYNGFYRDRNEPFREDPNRVIRFRNPREGSVVFDDKVKGRIEWSNSELDDLVLFRSDGFPTYNFAVVIDDIDMGITEVIRGDDHVNNTPRQINIYHAMGAQVPVFAHLPMILDQEGKKLSKRTNAVGVMEYREQGFVPHAVLNYLVRLGWSHGDQEIFSIEEMQKLFDIADVNKAASRFDVEKLSWLNQHYLKTDSPESLLPEFEWHLARAGIDISQGPAPAEVIVALRDRVQTLAEMAERAKIWYAPIQTWDEQAVAKHLRNATGPKVLAAAREALATVQPWQPEALHEVVAGLAASLELGMGKIAQPLRVALTGTQVSPSIDHTLYLTGREEVLRRLDAAQLKAAG, via the coding sequence ATGACTGTACGTACCCGTTTTGCCCCCAGCCCCACCGGCTTTCTGCACATCGGCGGCGCCCGCACCGCGCTGTATTGCTGGCTGGAAGCCCGGCGTCAGGGCGGCGAGTTCGTGCTGCGGATCGAAGACACCGACCGTGAGCGTTCCACCGATGCCGCCGTGCAGGCCATTCTGGACGGCATGGCCTGGCTGGGGCTGGACCACGATGTGGGTCCTTATTACCAGACCGCCCGTCTGGATCGTTATCGCGAAGCCGTCGAGAAGCTGCTGGCCGAAGGCAAGGCCTACTACGCCTACGAGAGCAAGGAAGAGATCGAGGCGATGCGCGAGGCCGCCATGGCACGAGGCGAGAAGCCGCGCTACAACGGTTTCTACCGTGACCGCAACGAGCCCTTCCGCGAGGATCCGAACCGGGTGATCCGCTTCAGGAATCCGCGCGAGGGCAGCGTGGTATTCGATGACAAGGTCAAGGGCCGCATCGAATGGAGCAACAGCGAGCTGGACGATCTGGTGCTGTTCCGTTCGGATGGCTTCCCCACCTACAACTTCGCGGTGGTGATCGACGATATCGACATGGGCATCACCGAGGTGATCCGCGGCGATGATCACGTCAACAACACCCCGCGACAGATCAACATCTACCACGCCATGGGGGCTCAGGTCCCGGTGTTCGCTCACCTGCCGATGATTCTGGACCAGGAAGGCAAGAAGCTGTCCAAGCGCACCAATGCCGTCGGCGTGATGGAGTATCGCGAGCAGGGCTTCGTGCCGCATGCCGTGCTGAACTATCTGGTCCGCCTGGGCTGGTCGCATGGCGATCAGGAAATCTTCTCCATCGAGGAAATGCAGAAGCTGTTCGACATCGCCGATGTCAACAAGGCGGCCTCGCGTTTCGATGTCGAAAAGCTGTCCTGGCTCAACCAGCATTATCTGAAGACCGACAGTCCCGAATCGCTGCTGCCGGAATTCGAATGGCATCTGGCCCGCGCCGGCATCGATATCAGCCAGGGCCCGGCTCCGGCCGAGGTCATCGTCGCGCTGCGTGACCGGGTGCAGACCCTGGCGGAAATGGCCGAGCGCGCCAAGATCTGGTACGCGCCGATCCAGACCTGGGACGAGCAGGCCGTGGCCAAGCACCTGCGCAATGCCACCGGTCCCAAGGTGCTGGCCGCCGCCCGCGAGGCGCTGGCTACGGTCCAGCCCTGGCAGCCGGAAGCCTTGCATGAAGTCGTGGCCGGACTGGCCGCTTCGCTGGAGCTGGGCATGGGCAAGATCGCCCAGCCGCTGCGGGTGGCGCTGACCGGTACCCAGGTCTCGCCTTCGATCGACCACACCCTGTACCTGACCGGTCGCGAGGAAGTGCTGCGCCGGCTCGATGCGGCGCAGCTGAAAGCGGCCGGCTAA
- the trpA gene encoding tryptophan synthase subunit alpha, translated as MTRIERRFSELKAAGRTGLIPFVTAGDPLPEAMVPLMHALVAAGADLIELGLPFSDPMADGPVIQHASERAIARGTGLAQVLAWVAEFRRDDPVTPVVLMGYLNPIEIHGYARFAEEACAAGIDGVLLVDCPLEESAVLEPLRQAGLDQILLAAPTTAPDRLAQLCEAARGFLYYVSFAGITGAARLSTADIADRVTGIRSRSQVPVAVGFGIRDADSARAVAAFADAVVIGSALVETLAEAGGKDDLIERAGRFLAPIRQALDNDS; from the coding sequence ATGACACGTATCGAACGCCGTTTTTCCGAACTCAAGGCGGCTGGCCGCACCGGCCTGATTCCCTTTGTCACCGCCGGCGATCCGCTGCCCGAGGCGATGGTGCCGCTGATGCACGCACTGGTGGCCGCAGGTGCCGACCTGATCGAGCTGGGGCTGCCGTTTTCCGACCCGATGGCCGATGGCCCGGTGATCCAGCACGCCAGCGAACGTGCCATCGCCCGCGGCACCGGTCTGGCCCAGGTGCTTGCCTGGGTCGCCGAATTCCGCCGCGATGATCCGGTCACGCCGGTGGTGCTGATGGGCTACCTCAACCCGATCGAGATCCACGGTTACGCCCGTTTTGCCGAGGAAGCCTGCGCGGCAGGCATTGACGGCGTGCTGCTGGTGGACTGCCCGCTGGAAGAATCGGCGGTGCTGGAACCCCTGCGCCAAGCCGGCCTGGACCAGATCCTGCTGGCAGCACCGACCACGGCCCCGGACCGACTGGCGCAGCTGTGCGAAGCCGCTCGCGGTTTCCTGTACTATGTCTCATTCGCCGGCATCACTGGCGCGGCGCGGCTGAGTACCGCCGACATCGCTGATCGCGTGACTGGCATCCGGAGCCGGTCGCAGGTTCCGGTGGCGGTGGGTTTCGGCATCCGCGACGCCGACAGTGCCCGTGCCGTGGCGGCTTTTGCCGATGCGGTCGTGATCGGTTCGGCCCTGGTGGAGACCTTGGCCGAGGCCGGCGGGAAAGATGATCTGATCGAGCGGGCCGGACGTTTTCTGGCCCCTATCCGGCAGGCGCTGGACAACGACAGTTGA
- a CDS encoding phosphatase PAP2 family protein codes for MSSRLRPLELIAALPHRDWDQRLCIGANRWGGGRMAGPLFGAVSRLGDGPFWYVLMLVLAAFGGRQGRVTAVEMAAGGWIALQLYRGLKRWTRRPRPFRACPGVIARVPPLDEFSFPSGHTLHAVSFTVIALDAFPLLALLLLPFTLLIGLSRVILGLHYPSDVLAALGIGLLLGTTTLGLAHWLNL; via the coding sequence ATGTCATCCAGACTGCGCCCGCTTGAACTCATCGCCGCCCTGCCGCATCGCGACTGGGATCAACGCCTGTGCATCGGCGCAAACCGCTGGGGTGGCGGCCGCATGGCCGGCCCCTTGTTCGGCGCCGTCAGCCGGCTCGGCGACGGCCCCTTCTGGTATGTGCTGATGCTGGTCCTGGCCGCGTTCGGCGGTCGCCAAGGCCGCGTCACGGCGGTGGAAATGGCGGCCGGTGGCTGGATCGCCCTGCAATTGTATCGCGGCCTCAAGCGTTGGACCCGGCGACCGAGACCGTTCCGCGCCTGTCCCGGCGTGATCGCCCGGGTACCACCACTGGACGAGTTCAGCTTCCCATCCGGGCACACCTTGCATGCGGTCAGCTTCACGGTGATCGCGCTGGATGCCTTTCCGCTGCTGGCCTTGCTGCTGCTGCCCTTCACCCTGCTGATCGGCCTGTCCCGCGTCATCCTGGGCCTGCACTATCCCTCCGACGTATTGGCTGCCCTCGGTATCGGCCTGCTGCTGGGCACCACCACCCTGGGCCTGGCCCACTGGCTGAACCTCTGA